The Anopheles coluzzii chromosome 2, AcolN3, whole genome shotgun sequence genome window below encodes:
- the LOC120952675 gene encoding uncharacterized protein LOC120952675 isoform X1, with protein MSYTEYSKELEAFIAKQRQLLELDKERIQRIKQEDPHTRHTPSRPEELQKDDVSVEEIASDNCPANDKLSKEKVNSQLSKKTATVPDVEAGPSGKAPRERNVSSASSIDSRPNMDHRARNVVATPTTPTDAAPSPPPATVPSAARAKQMSPQQDEMEQWVSDTFFSYFPSFNKKQKEKKTVLSRTRQQEYQEYLKNVNFIANAIPEVTTKHQQYMQKYGTGKSPGGTEATNEKGTGNAPTSPPAAAGTGPGGGATGQPQVRFGKSLVAEGNSNYRKGSPREKLIQDLAHTDLPTILNTDTIDRRNRMLADEESRRKLEYQKELIKQIEEKRKEVERLREKEKLEEEMLTSRLEQQLKTMQLEEQLEHERLRSEKIRIANEQNHIRRLQLLANLENDHKVFNPYDGQRKAFSENGGKAAAAAASSDTKPTVPQPNGGAFSSGDERTKAAYQRYISNSATQQQEKQQPTHLHPFVSVAPAVSTNALALSTEQEDYESSSETTADTSVMVGGGGGAVDDHRFQYCKSCRTDGDRSRLPLQPALGKHSKRRQHCAKCKRPEAYNGGKRGEDGNSRCIRCERTMKRAMNGTKGASLCAVCTLSTEADQQNKNFLYHPKKQQYHHTERRHHRAPLETDDDDVQVHRAVATTTTTTTSTVSPSQKNPFKVIDIQYHESDNEHGDLDVLNPVIVRNNYRKPPFSLNIDKDSLFHPSKKPPEPVFTVNIRNGEVFVDNKLRSGGAGPSRYAPPDSPPLSDGDGETSSATVGDDLMDDRIAKYVRHYNTLWMKRGNGRKGNSKGQQHNDYHHHHHHSSHHHHQQHHHNHREQEQHSNDRVKGNKTGPLLPSLSPPKVYVSDRPDNLKSDALKLMEKKWEVPAVERTKVNEKGSTRVLTQLGAIRKQLQLEQLQMDGGPSGYSKNY; from the exons ATGTCGTACACCGAATACTCGAAGGAGCTAGAAGCGTTTATAGCAAAGCAAAGACAGTTACTAGAGTTGGATAAGGAGCGTATCCAGCGTATCAAGCAGGAAGATCCACACACACGACATACACCTTCCCGCCCGGAAGAATTGCAAAAGGATGATGTTTCCGTGGAAGAGATAGCTAGCGACAACTGTCCCGCCAACGATAAGCTATCGAAGGAAAAGGTCAACTCTCAGCTTAGTAAGAAAACGGCCACGGTACCCGATGTGGAAGCCGGACCAAGCGGAAAAGCACCCCGCGAGCGAAATGTTTCTTCTGCCAGCTCTATTGATTCACGGCCAAACATGGACCACCGGGCGCGCAATGTTGTGGCCACCCCGACGACACCAACCGacgcagcaccatcaccaccaccagcaacagtCCCGTCGGCAGCCCGTGCGAAACAAATGTCGCCGCAACAG GATGAGATGGAACAGTGGGTCTCGGATACGTTCTTTTCGTACTTTCCGAGTTTCAACAAAAagcagaaggaaaagaaaacggtCCTGTCCCGTACGCGCCAGCAGGAGTATCAAGAGtatttgaaaaatgtaaatttcatTGCTAACGCG ATCCCGGAAGTGACGACGAAACACCAGCAGTACATGCAGAAGTACGGCACGGGCAAATCACCCGGCGGAACGGAAGCAACCAATGAGAAGGGAACTGGCAATGCTCCTACAAGCccgccggctgctgctggcactggccctggtggtggtgccacTGGTCAACCACAGGTCCGCTTTGGCAAGTCACTGGTGGCGGAGGGGAACTCCAACTACCGCAAAGGTAGCCCGCGTGAGAAGTTGATCCAAGATTTAGCCCATACTGATCTGCCTACCATTCTTAACACAGACACTATCGATCGCAGGAACAGGATGTTGGCCGAT GAGGAAAGCCGCCGTAAGCTGGAATACCAGAAGGAGCTCATCAAGCAGATCGAGGAAAAGCGCAAAGAGGTCGAACGGTTGCGCGAGAAGGAAAAGCTCGAAGAGGAAATGCTGACCAG CCGACTGGAGCAACAGCTGAAAACGATGCAGCTAGAGGAGCAGCTCGAGCACGAGCGGCTGCGCAGCGAGAAGATCCGCATCGCCAACGAGCAGAACCACATCCGCCGGCTGCAGCTGCTCGCGAACCTGGAGAACGATCACAAAGTTTTCAACCCGTACGATGGCCAGCGGAAAGCATTTTCGGAAAATGGCGGTAAAGCCGCCGCGGCGGCTGCTTCCTCCGACACCAAGCCAACCGTTCCGCAACCGAACGGCGGGGCATTCTCTTCCGGCGACGAGCGGACAAAGGCGGCGTACCAGCGGTACATAAGCAACTCGGCCACCCAGCAGCAGGAGAAACAGCAGCCCACCCATCTGCATCCGTTCGTGTCGGTTGCGCCAGCCGTCTCTACGAACGCGCTCGCCCTGTCCACCGAGCAGGAGGACTATGAATCTTCCAGCGAAACGACGGCCGACACGTCGGTGATGgtgggaggaggaggaggagcggtGGACGATCATCGGTTCCAGTACTGTAAGAGCTGCCGGACGGACGGTGATCGGTCGCGTCTTCCATTGCAGCCAGCGCTGGGGAAGCACAGCAAGCGCCGGCAGCATTGCGCCAAGTGTAAACGACCGGAGGCGTACAATGGTGGCAAGCGGGGGGAGGACGGTAATAGTCGCTGCATAAGATGCGAACGGACAATGAAGCGAGCGATGAATGGAACAAAGGGAGCATCGTTGTGTGCCGTCTGCACACTGTCGACGGAGGCGGACCAACAGAACAAAAACTTCCTCTACCATCCGAAGAAGCAGCAGTATCATCACACGGAGCGCCGACATCATCGCGCCCCACTCGAAACGGACGACGATGATGTGCAGGTACATCGGGCGgtggccaccaccaccaccaccaccaccagcaccgttTCACCGTCGCAGAAGAACCCCTTCAAGGTGATCGACATCCAGTATCACGAGAGTGACAACGAGCACGGCGACCTGGACGTGCTGAATCCAGTGATTGTGCGCAACAACTACCGCAAGCCACCGTTCTCGCTCAACATCGACAAGGATTCGCTGTTCCATCCGAGCAAGAAGCCACCGGAACCGGTCTTCACCGTGAACATCCGCAACGGGGAGGTGTTTGTGGACAATAAGCTGCGATCGGGAGGGGCGGGACCGTCCCGATACGCTCCGCCCGACAGCCCACCGTTGTCCGATGGGGACGGGGAAACTTCGTCCGCCACCGTCGGGGACGATCTGATGGATGACCGGATTGCCAAGTACGTGCGACACTACAACACGCTTTGGATGAAGCGTGGCAATGGTAGAAAGGGCAACAGTAAAGGGCAACAGCACAACgattaccatcatcatcatcatcattcttcccatcatcatcatcaacaacaccaccatAATCATCGTGAGCAGGAGCAGCACAGCAATGATCGTGTGAAGGGGAACAAAACCGGACCACTGCTTCCATCGCTTTCGCCCCCGAAAGTGTACGTAAGTGATCGACCGGACAATCTGAAAAGTGACGCCCTGAAGCTGATGGAGAAGAAATGGGAG GTACCCGCCGTTGAACGGAcaaaagtgaatgaaaaggGATCAACGCGTGTGTTGACGCAGCTCGGGGCGATCCGAAAGCAGCTACAGCTGGAACAGCTGCAGATGGATGGTGGTCCATCGGGATATTCGAAGAATTATTAG
- the LOC120952675 gene encoding uncharacterized protein LOC120952675 isoform X2 yields MSYTEYSKELEAFIAKQRQLLELDKERIQRIKQEDPHTRHTPSRPEELQKDDVSVEEIASDNCPANDKLSKEKVNSQLSKKTATVPDVEAGPSGKAPRERNVSSASSIDSRPNMDHRARNVVATPTTPTDAAPSPPPATVPSAARAKQMSPQQDEMEQWVSDTFFSYFPSFNKKQKEKKTVLSRTRQQEYQEYLKNIPEVTTKHQQYMQKYGTGKSPGGTEATNEKGTGNAPTSPPAAAGTGPGGGATGQPQVRFGKSLVAEGNSNYRKGSPREKLIQDLAHTDLPTILNTDTIDRRNRMLADEESRRKLEYQKELIKQIEEKRKEVERLREKEKLEEEMLTSRLEQQLKTMQLEEQLEHERLRSEKIRIANEQNHIRRLQLLANLENDHKVFNPYDGQRKAFSENGGKAAAAAASSDTKPTVPQPNGGAFSSGDERTKAAYQRYISNSATQQQEKQQPTHLHPFVSVAPAVSTNALALSTEQEDYESSSETTADTSVMVGGGGGAVDDHRFQYCKSCRTDGDRSRLPLQPALGKHSKRRQHCAKCKRPEAYNGGKRGEDGNSRCIRCERTMKRAMNGTKGASLCAVCTLSTEADQQNKNFLYHPKKQQYHHTERRHHRAPLETDDDDVQVHRAVATTTTTTTSTVSPSQKNPFKVIDIQYHESDNEHGDLDVLNPVIVRNNYRKPPFSLNIDKDSLFHPSKKPPEPVFTVNIRNGEVFVDNKLRSGGAGPSRYAPPDSPPLSDGDGETSSATVGDDLMDDRIAKYVRHYNTLWMKRGNGRKGNSKGQQHNDYHHHHHHSSHHHHQQHHHNHREQEQHSNDRVKGNKTGPLLPSLSPPKVYVSDRPDNLKSDALKLMEKKWEVPAVERTKVNEKGSTRVLTQLGAIRKQLQLEQLQMDGGPSGYSKNY; encoded by the exons ATGTCGTACACCGAATACTCGAAGGAGCTAGAAGCGTTTATAGCAAAGCAAAGACAGTTACTAGAGTTGGATAAGGAGCGTATCCAGCGTATCAAGCAGGAAGATCCACACACACGACATACACCTTCCCGCCCGGAAGAATTGCAAAAGGATGATGTTTCCGTGGAAGAGATAGCTAGCGACAACTGTCCCGCCAACGATAAGCTATCGAAGGAAAAGGTCAACTCTCAGCTTAGTAAGAAAACGGCCACGGTACCCGATGTGGAAGCCGGACCAAGCGGAAAAGCACCCCGCGAGCGAAATGTTTCTTCTGCCAGCTCTATTGATTCACGGCCAAACATGGACCACCGGGCGCGCAATGTTGTGGCCACCCCGACGACACCAACCGacgcagcaccatcaccaccaccagcaacagtCCCGTCGGCAGCCCGTGCGAAACAAATGTCGCCGCAACAG GATGAGATGGAACAGTGGGTCTCGGATACGTTCTTTTCGTACTTTCCGAGTTTCAACAAAAagcagaaggaaaagaaaacggtCCTGTCCCGTACGCGCCAGCAGGAGTATCAAGAGtatttgaaaaat ATCCCGGAAGTGACGACGAAACACCAGCAGTACATGCAGAAGTACGGCACGGGCAAATCACCCGGCGGAACGGAAGCAACCAATGAGAAGGGAACTGGCAATGCTCCTACAAGCccgccggctgctgctggcactggccctggtggtggtgccacTGGTCAACCACAGGTCCGCTTTGGCAAGTCACTGGTGGCGGAGGGGAACTCCAACTACCGCAAAGGTAGCCCGCGTGAGAAGTTGATCCAAGATTTAGCCCATACTGATCTGCCTACCATTCTTAACACAGACACTATCGATCGCAGGAACAGGATGTTGGCCGAT GAGGAAAGCCGCCGTAAGCTGGAATACCAGAAGGAGCTCATCAAGCAGATCGAGGAAAAGCGCAAAGAGGTCGAACGGTTGCGCGAGAAGGAAAAGCTCGAAGAGGAAATGCTGACCAG CCGACTGGAGCAACAGCTGAAAACGATGCAGCTAGAGGAGCAGCTCGAGCACGAGCGGCTGCGCAGCGAGAAGATCCGCATCGCCAACGAGCAGAACCACATCCGCCGGCTGCAGCTGCTCGCGAACCTGGAGAACGATCACAAAGTTTTCAACCCGTACGATGGCCAGCGGAAAGCATTTTCGGAAAATGGCGGTAAAGCCGCCGCGGCGGCTGCTTCCTCCGACACCAAGCCAACCGTTCCGCAACCGAACGGCGGGGCATTCTCTTCCGGCGACGAGCGGACAAAGGCGGCGTACCAGCGGTACATAAGCAACTCGGCCACCCAGCAGCAGGAGAAACAGCAGCCCACCCATCTGCATCCGTTCGTGTCGGTTGCGCCAGCCGTCTCTACGAACGCGCTCGCCCTGTCCACCGAGCAGGAGGACTATGAATCTTCCAGCGAAACGACGGCCGACACGTCGGTGATGgtgggaggaggaggaggagcggtGGACGATCATCGGTTCCAGTACTGTAAGAGCTGCCGGACGGACGGTGATCGGTCGCGTCTTCCATTGCAGCCAGCGCTGGGGAAGCACAGCAAGCGCCGGCAGCATTGCGCCAAGTGTAAACGACCGGAGGCGTACAATGGTGGCAAGCGGGGGGAGGACGGTAATAGTCGCTGCATAAGATGCGAACGGACAATGAAGCGAGCGATGAATGGAACAAAGGGAGCATCGTTGTGTGCCGTCTGCACACTGTCGACGGAGGCGGACCAACAGAACAAAAACTTCCTCTACCATCCGAAGAAGCAGCAGTATCATCACACGGAGCGCCGACATCATCGCGCCCCACTCGAAACGGACGACGATGATGTGCAGGTACATCGGGCGgtggccaccaccaccaccaccaccaccagcaccgttTCACCGTCGCAGAAGAACCCCTTCAAGGTGATCGACATCCAGTATCACGAGAGTGACAACGAGCACGGCGACCTGGACGTGCTGAATCCAGTGATTGTGCGCAACAACTACCGCAAGCCACCGTTCTCGCTCAACATCGACAAGGATTCGCTGTTCCATCCGAGCAAGAAGCCACCGGAACCGGTCTTCACCGTGAACATCCGCAACGGGGAGGTGTTTGTGGACAATAAGCTGCGATCGGGAGGGGCGGGACCGTCCCGATACGCTCCGCCCGACAGCCCACCGTTGTCCGATGGGGACGGGGAAACTTCGTCCGCCACCGTCGGGGACGATCTGATGGATGACCGGATTGCCAAGTACGTGCGACACTACAACACGCTTTGGATGAAGCGTGGCAATGGTAGAAAGGGCAACAGTAAAGGGCAACAGCACAACgattaccatcatcatcatcatcattcttcccatcatcatcatcaacaacaccaccatAATCATCGTGAGCAGGAGCAGCACAGCAATGATCGTGTGAAGGGGAACAAAACCGGACCACTGCTTCCATCGCTTTCGCCCCCGAAAGTGTACGTAAGTGATCGACCGGACAATCTGAAAAGTGACGCCCTGAAGCTGATGGAGAAGAAATGGGAG GTACCCGCCGTTGAACGGAcaaaagtgaatgaaaaggGATCAACGCGTGTGTTGACGCAGCTCGGGGCGATCCGAAAGCAGCTACAGCTGGAACAGCTGCAGATGGATGGTGGTCCATCGGGATATTCGAAGAATTATTAG
- the LOC120952675 gene encoding uncharacterized protein LOC120952675 isoform X3, whose translation MSYTEYSKELEAFIAKQRQLLELDKERIQRIKQEDPHTRHTPSRPEELQKDDVSVEEIASDNCPANDKLSKEKVNSQLSKKTATVPDVEAGPSGKAPRERNVSSASSIDSRPNMDHRARNVVATPTTPTDAAPSPPPATVPSAARAKQMSPQQDEMEQWVSDTFFSYFPSFNKKQKEKKTVLSRTRQQEYQEYLKNVNFIANAIPEVTTKHQQYMQKYGTGKSPGGTEATNEKGTGNAPTSPPAAAGTGPGGGATGQPQVRFGKSLVAEGNSNYRKDTIDRRNRMLADEESRRKLEYQKELIKQIEEKRKEVERLREKEKLEEEMLTSRLEQQLKTMQLEEQLEHERLRSEKIRIANEQNHIRRLQLLANLENDHKVFNPYDGQRKAFSENGGKAAAAAASSDTKPTVPQPNGGAFSSGDERTKAAYQRYISNSATQQQEKQQPTHLHPFVSVAPAVSTNALALSTEQEDYESSSETTADTSVMVGGGGGAVDDHRFQYCKSCRTDGDRSRLPLQPALGKHSKRRQHCAKCKRPEAYNGGKRGEDGNSRCIRCERTMKRAMNGTKGASLCAVCTLSTEADQQNKNFLYHPKKQQYHHTERRHHRAPLETDDDDVQVHRAVATTTTTTTSTVSPSQKNPFKVIDIQYHESDNEHGDLDVLNPVIVRNNYRKPPFSLNIDKDSLFHPSKKPPEPVFTVNIRNGEVFVDNKLRSGGAGPSRYAPPDSPPLSDGDGETSSATVGDDLMDDRIAKYVRHYNTLWMKRGNGRKGNSKGQQHNDYHHHHHHSSHHHHQQHHHNHREQEQHSNDRVKGNKTGPLLPSLSPPKVYVSDRPDNLKSDALKLMEKKWEVPAVERTKVNEKGSTRVLTQLGAIRKQLQLEQLQMDGGPSGYSKNY comes from the exons ATGTCGTACACCGAATACTCGAAGGAGCTAGAAGCGTTTATAGCAAAGCAAAGACAGTTACTAGAGTTGGATAAGGAGCGTATCCAGCGTATCAAGCAGGAAGATCCACACACACGACATACACCTTCCCGCCCGGAAGAATTGCAAAAGGATGATGTTTCCGTGGAAGAGATAGCTAGCGACAACTGTCCCGCCAACGATAAGCTATCGAAGGAAAAGGTCAACTCTCAGCTTAGTAAGAAAACGGCCACGGTACCCGATGTGGAAGCCGGACCAAGCGGAAAAGCACCCCGCGAGCGAAATGTTTCTTCTGCCAGCTCTATTGATTCACGGCCAAACATGGACCACCGGGCGCGCAATGTTGTGGCCACCCCGACGACACCAACCGacgcagcaccatcaccaccaccagcaacagtCCCGTCGGCAGCCCGTGCGAAACAAATGTCGCCGCAACAG GATGAGATGGAACAGTGGGTCTCGGATACGTTCTTTTCGTACTTTCCGAGTTTCAACAAAAagcagaaggaaaagaaaacggtCCTGTCCCGTACGCGCCAGCAGGAGTATCAAGAGtatttgaaaaatgtaaatttcatTGCTAACGCG ATCCCGGAAGTGACGACGAAACACCAGCAGTACATGCAGAAGTACGGCACGGGCAAATCACCCGGCGGAACGGAAGCAACCAATGAGAAGGGAACTGGCAATGCTCCTACAAGCccgccggctgctgctggcactggccctggtggtggtgccacTGGTCAACCACAGGTCCGCTTTGGCAAGTCACTGGTGGCGGAGGGGAACTCCAACTACCGCAAAG ACACTATCGATCGCAGGAACAGGATGTTGGCCGAT GAGGAAAGCCGCCGTAAGCTGGAATACCAGAAGGAGCTCATCAAGCAGATCGAGGAAAAGCGCAAAGAGGTCGAACGGTTGCGCGAGAAGGAAAAGCTCGAAGAGGAAATGCTGACCAG CCGACTGGAGCAACAGCTGAAAACGATGCAGCTAGAGGAGCAGCTCGAGCACGAGCGGCTGCGCAGCGAGAAGATCCGCATCGCCAACGAGCAGAACCACATCCGCCGGCTGCAGCTGCTCGCGAACCTGGAGAACGATCACAAAGTTTTCAACCCGTACGATGGCCAGCGGAAAGCATTTTCGGAAAATGGCGGTAAAGCCGCCGCGGCGGCTGCTTCCTCCGACACCAAGCCAACCGTTCCGCAACCGAACGGCGGGGCATTCTCTTCCGGCGACGAGCGGACAAAGGCGGCGTACCAGCGGTACATAAGCAACTCGGCCACCCAGCAGCAGGAGAAACAGCAGCCCACCCATCTGCATCCGTTCGTGTCGGTTGCGCCAGCCGTCTCTACGAACGCGCTCGCCCTGTCCACCGAGCAGGAGGACTATGAATCTTCCAGCGAAACGACGGCCGACACGTCGGTGATGgtgggaggaggaggaggagcggtGGACGATCATCGGTTCCAGTACTGTAAGAGCTGCCGGACGGACGGTGATCGGTCGCGTCTTCCATTGCAGCCAGCGCTGGGGAAGCACAGCAAGCGCCGGCAGCATTGCGCCAAGTGTAAACGACCGGAGGCGTACAATGGTGGCAAGCGGGGGGAGGACGGTAATAGTCGCTGCATAAGATGCGAACGGACAATGAAGCGAGCGATGAATGGAACAAAGGGAGCATCGTTGTGTGCCGTCTGCACACTGTCGACGGAGGCGGACCAACAGAACAAAAACTTCCTCTACCATCCGAAGAAGCAGCAGTATCATCACACGGAGCGCCGACATCATCGCGCCCCACTCGAAACGGACGACGATGATGTGCAGGTACATCGGGCGgtggccaccaccaccaccaccaccaccagcaccgttTCACCGTCGCAGAAGAACCCCTTCAAGGTGATCGACATCCAGTATCACGAGAGTGACAACGAGCACGGCGACCTGGACGTGCTGAATCCAGTGATTGTGCGCAACAACTACCGCAAGCCACCGTTCTCGCTCAACATCGACAAGGATTCGCTGTTCCATCCGAGCAAGAAGCCACCGGAACCGGTCTTCACCGTGAACATCCGCAACGGGGAGGTGTTTGTGGACAATAAGCTGCGATCGGGAGGGGCGGGACCGTCCCGATACGCTCCGCCCGACAGCCCACCGTTGTCCGATGGGGACGGGGAAACTTCGTCCGCCACCGTCGGGGACGATCTGATGGATGACCGGATTGCCAAGTACGTGCGACACTACAACACGCTTTGGATGAAGCGTGGCAATGGTAGAAAGGGCAACAGTAAAGGGCAACAGCACAACgattaccatcatcatcatcatcattcttcccatcatcatcatcaacaacaccaccatAATCATCGTGAGCAGGAGCAGCACAGCAATGATCGTGTGAAGGGGAACAAAACCGGACCACTGCTTCCATCGCTTTCGCCCCCGAAAGTGTACGTAAGTGATCGACCGGACAATCTGAAAAGTGACGCCCTGAAGCTGATGGAGAAGAAATGGGAG GTACCCGCCGTTGAACGGAcaaaagtgaatgaaaaggGATCAACGCGTGTGTTGACGCAGCTCGGGGCGATCCGAAAGCAGCTACAGCTGGAACAGCTGCAGATGGATGGTGGTCCATCGGGATATTCGAAGAATTATTAG
- the LOC120952675 gene encoding uncharacterized protein LOC120952675 isoform X4: MEQWVSDTFFSYFPSFNKKQKEKKTVLSRTRQQEYQEYLKNVNFIANAIPEVTTKHQQYMQKYGTGKSPGGTEATNEKGTGNAPTSPPAAAGTGPGGGATGQPQVRFGKSLVAEGNSNYRKGSPREKLIQDLAHTDLPTILNTDTIDRRNRMLADEESRRKLEYQKELIKQIEEKRKEVERLREKEKLEEEMLTSRLEQQLKTMQLEEQLEHERLRSEKIRIANEQNHIRRLQLLANLENDHKVFNPYDGQRKAFSENGGKAAAAAASSDTKPTVPQPNGGAFSSGDERTKAAYQRYISNSATQQQEKQQPTHLHPFVSVAPAVSTNALALSTEQEDYESSSETTADTSVMVGGGGGAVDDHRFQYCKSCRTDGDRSRLPLQPALGKHSKRRQHCAKCKRPEAYNGGKRGEDGNSRCIRCERTMKRAMNGTKGASLCAVCTLSTEADQQNKNFLYHPKKQQYHHTERRHHRAPLETDDDDVQVHRAVATTTTTTTSTVSPSQKNPFKVIDIQYHESDNEHGDLDVLNPVIVRNNYRKPPFSLNIDKDSLFHPSKKPPEPVFTVNIRNGEVFVDNKLRSGGAGPSRYAPPDSPPLSDGDGETSSATVGDDLMDDRIAKYVRHYNTLWMKRGNGRKGNSKGQQHNDYHHHHHHSSHHHHQQHHHNHREQEQHSNDRVKGNKTGPLLPSLSPPKVYVSDRPDNLKSDALKLMEKKWEVPAVERTKVNEKGSTRVLTQLGAIRKQLQLEQLQMDGGPSGYSKNY; encoded by the exons ATGGAACAGTGGGTCTCGGATACGTTCTTTTCGTACTTTCCGAGTTTCAACAAAAagcagaaggaaaagaaaacggtCCTGTCCCGTACGCGCCAGCAGGAGTATCAAGAGtatttgaaaaatgtaaatttcatTGCTAACGCG ATCCCGGAAGTGACGACGAAACACCAGCAGTACATGCAGAAGTACGGCACGGGCAAATCACCCGGCGGAACGGAAGCAACCAATGAGAAGGGAACTGGCAATGCTCCTACAAGCccgccggctgctgctggcactggccctggtggtggtgccacTGGTCAACCACAGGTCCGCTTTGGCAAGTCACTGGTGGCGGAGGGGAACTCCAACTACCGCAAAGGTAGCCCGCGTGAGAAGTTGATCCAAGATTTAGCCCATACTGATCTGCCTACCATTCTTAACACAGACACTATCGATCGCAGGAACAGGATGTTGGCCGAT GAGGAAAGCCGCCGTAAGCTGGAATACCAGAAGGAGCTCATCAAGCAGATCGAGGAAAAGCGCAAAGAGGTCGAACGGTTGCGCGAGAAGGAAAAGCTCGAAGAGGAAATGCTGACCAG CCGACTGGAGCAACAGCTGAAAACGATGCAGCTAGAGGAGCAGCTCGAGCACGAGCGGCTGCGCAGCGAGAAGATCCGCATCGCCAACGAGCAGAACCACATCCGCCGGCTGCAGCTGCTCGCGAACCTGGAGAACGATCACAAAGTTTTCAACCCGTACGATGGCCAGCGGAAAGCATTTTCGGAAAATGGCGGTAAAGCCGCCGCGGCGGCTGCTTCCTCCGACACCAAGCCAACCGTTCCGCAACCGAACGGCGGGGCATTCTCTTCCGGCGACGAGCGGACAAAGGCGGCGTACCAGCGGTACATAAGCAACTCGGCCACCCAGCAGCAGGAGAAACAGCAGCCCACCCATCTGCATCCGTTCGTGTCGGTTGCGCCAGCCGTCTCTACGAACGCGCTCGCCCTGTCCACCGAGCAGGAGGACTATGAATCTTCCAGCGAAACGACGGCCGACACGTCGGTGATGgtgggaggaggaggaggagcggtGGACGATCATCGGTTCCAGTACTGTAAGAGCTGCCGGACGGACGGTGATCGGTCGCGTCTTCCATTGCAGCCAGCGCTGGGGAAGCACAGCAAGCGCCGGCAGCATTGCGCCAAGTGTAAACGACCGGAGGCGTACAATGGTGGCAAGCGGGGGGAGGACGGTAATAGTCGCTGCATAAGATGCGAACGGACAATGAAGCGAGCGATGAATGGAACAAAGGGAGCATCGTTGTGTGCCGTCTGCACACTGTCGACGGAGGCGGACCAACAGAACAAAAACTTCCTCTACCATCCGAAGAAGCAGCAGTATCATCACACGGAGCGCCGACATCATCGCGCCCCACTCGAAACGGACGACGATGATGTGCAGGTACATCGGGCGgtggccaccaccaccaccaccaccaccagcaccgttTCACCGTCGCAGAAGAACCCCTTCAAGGTGATCGACATCCAGTATCACGAGAGTGACAACGAGCACGGCGACCTGGACGTGCTGAATCCAGTGATTGTGCGCAACAACTACCGCAAGCCACCGTTCTCGCTCAACATCGACAAGGATTCGCTGTTCCATCCGAGCAAGAAGCCACCGGAACCGGTCTTCACCGTGAACATCCGCAACGGGGAGGTGTTTGTGGACAATAAGCTGCGATCGGGAGGGGCGGGACCGTCCCGATACGCTCCGCCCGACAGCCCACCGTTGTCCGATGGGGACGGGGAAACTTCGTCCGCCACCGTCGGGGACGATCTGATGGATGACCGGATTGCCAAGTACGTGCGACACTACAACACGCTTTGGATGAAGCGTGGCAATGGTAGAAAGGGCAACAGTAAAGGGCAACAGCACAACgattaccatcatcatcatcatcattcttcccatcatcatcatcaacaacaccaccatAATCATCGTGAGCAGGAGCAGCACAGCAATGATCGTGTGAAGGGGAACAAAACCGGACCACTGCTTCCATCGCTTTCGCCCCCGAAAGTGTACGTAAGTGATCGACCGGACAATCTGAAAAGTGACGCCCTGAAGCTGATGGAGAAGAAATGGGAG GTACCCGCCGTTGAACGGAcaaaagtgaatgaaaaggGATCAACGCGTGTGTTGACGCAGCTCGGGGCGATCCGAAAGCAGCTACAGCTGGAACAGCTGCAGATGGATGGTGGTCCATCGGGATATTCGAAGAATTATTAG
- the LOC120952678 gene encoding NADH dehydrogenase [ubiquinone] iron-sulfur protein 4, mitochondrial, giving the protein MSLFLRSVARAGATQWMRASLSTSSIAFKDPKAQKEAPILDASVVLADAEERARDHLPTITVPTKVDISPITGVPEEHVKERRVRIFMPAKNAMQSGTDNIHHWSIEFDNRERWENPLMGWSSTGDPLSNMRVDFTSADEAIAHCEKNGWRWFVDKQEVQKKPRVKNYGINFSWNKRTRVSTK; this is encoded by the exons ATGAGCCTATTCCTGCGTTCAGTGGCGAGAGCTGGTGCTACGCAATG GATGCGTGCATCACTCTCGACGTCATCGATCGCGTTCAAGGATCCGAAGGCACAAAAGGAAGCCCCGATACTGGACGCTAGCGTTGTTCTCGCCGATGCAGAGGAGCGTGCCCGTGACCACCTTCCCACGATCACGGTGCCGACCAAG GTCGATATTAGCCCCATTACTGGCGTGCCGGAGGAGCACGTGAAGGAGCGTCGGGTGCGCATCTTCATGCCGGCCAAGAACGCGATGCAAAGCGGTACGGACAACATCCACCACTGGAGCATCGAGTTCGATAACCGCGAGCGCTGGGAGAACCCACTGATGGGATGGTCCTCAAC CGGTGATCCATTGTCGAACATGCGCGTCGACTTCACCAGCGCCGACGAGGCGATCGCCCACTGCGAGAAGAACGGCTGGAGATGGTTCGTGGACAAGCAGGAGGTGCAGAAGAAGCCGCGCGTCAAGAACTACGGCATCAACTTTAGCTGGAACAAGCGTACCCGCGTGTCGACCAAGTGA